The DNA sequence TTCAGCGATGCGGGGTTCTATGAAGTCGTCGGAAGTCCGAGCTGCAAGCGCATCGCGCTCGGCAGTTAGTGCTTCGGTACCCATGAAGTAAAGCGGCGCTTTCTGATTGGTAACCTCGGTGCGAATGACCTGAGTACCGCTAGGAGGTGATGCCGTCATAGCTGATGGGCTTGTTGGGGTACGAATCCCAAGTGATTCAGCAATTGTGATCGCCTCGTTAAGCTCCTGAATACGGTTCATTCGACGGGTCTTGAGCTCGACACGTAACGCTGTGAGTTCATCCTGTAATTCGGCGCGCTTCAAGGCGTCCTCTTCCAGCAGCGCTGCGATCTTCGCCTCTTTAGTAGCCGAATAACTTGCGCGCTGAGCCTCCATGTTCATATCCAGGCTGGCCAAGCGGTTTTTGATCAGGCTTTCAAGGTCTTCCGCGATTTCGCGACGCTCAAGCTCAAGTACATGCGCGACGAAGCCATTGACCACCGCAGCGCCATCCATTCCTTTAGGGTAGGTCAGCCTAAGCCCGACGAAGGCGCTTCGGTTGTCCGTGCGCTTGGGATCAGGAAAGAGCATTTCGAAGGCGTTTTCGTTGAAATCGGCAAATGCCTGCTCAAGCGAGTCGCCACGCTTCTCAATCTGCTGGAAAAGCTCTTGGTTATTCAGAAAGAAGTCGAGCCGGTTGTCATAGGATGAAAGCGCACCGGCTACTCTGTTGATGGCCTCTTCCGGGGTGAGCTTGTAGATGCCGGTCTCGTTGAGTTGATCCAGGCTGCTCTGAGGGACGGGGCGTAGATAAGTTCTTGTCTGGTAGTAAGGAGTCGCAAGGAAAGCGTAAGCGGCTGCGATAAGCGTAACGACCGCCGCTATTCCGAGAATCAGAAGCTTCTGACGCCAAAGCGCCCGAAACAGCTCGACTAGGTCTATCTCTTCAGCTGTGGAGGTTTGGTACTGCACGGTCATCCCAACTCCTTGTTATAAATGCGCTTCAATGCAAAGCAGGCGAACCGGAGTTAGTGCACGGTTAAGCCGGAAAGTTCGCTCACGCTGAAATTTTGCGACTTCTAAGAGAGAGATTATGAGTGCGACTGCGCTCGTTATTCTTCTTCGTTCACCCGATCACGCAATTCTTTGCCCGGCTTGAAATGCGGGACGAATTTGCCATCGAGCGGGACGGACTGGCCGGTCTTGGGGTTACGGCCGACGCGCGGGGCGCGGTAATGGAGAGAGAAACTGCCGAAGCCGCGGATTTCGATACGGTCTCCGGTCGCCAGTGCTTGGGCCATTTGCTCAAGCATGGTCTTGATTGCCAGTTCCACATCCTTGGACGAAAGCAGCCCTTGTTGGGTGACGATACGCTCGATCAACTCCGACTTGGTCATGGTTTTCCCTTCGTTTTCAAGCGGCTAGATCATTTGGGTTGCGTTCGTTTGTAGCATGTTGTTCAGAGTTTGAACAGCCTGGACGATGGTAAGGGTCATTGACAGCTGGTGCATGGTCTGGGTGTAGGCTCGCCCATGAAAGCAGTTCGGATACTTTTGCTCTTGTTGGGGCCTGACCTCGGGGCGAAGCTTTTGCTCTTGTGCTGGCATGGGGTTCGCATTCGCCGCGAGGGCGCCTCCTACAACAGCGTCGAGCAGCGTGCTTTTTGTGGGAGGCCCAACCTCGGGGCGAGGCCTTTGCTCTTGTGCTGGCATAAGGGTCGCTTTCGCCGCGAGGGCGCGCCTCCTACAAGAGGGTGTGGGGTGGGTTTGAGTTTTGTGCGGGAGGCACGGCCAGGGTGAGGCATTGGCACTACGCTGCGGGCTAGATAACAAGGAGTTCGAATGAGCAAGGGCGCTTATTTTTCATCAAGCCGACTACGTGCGGGTCGATGGTCCAATGAAGGACAGATTTATCTGGTCACGGCAGTTACAAAACATCGCCGGCCAATCTTCCAGGACTTCCTCACTGCTCGGGAGCTGATTCGCGTCATGCGAGACGATGCGGCACGGGACTCGCACGAAACATTAGCTTTTGTTGTGATGCCGGATCATCTGCATTGGCTGCTGGAGTTGCGACAAGAATCATTGTCGCGACTGGTAGGGCGGGTGAAGTCGATATCAGCGAGGCATATCGGCGGTCGGATTTGGCAGGATGGGTTTCATGATCGCGCGTTGCGCAAGGATGAGGATCTTCAGGCGATGGCGAGATATGTCGTTGCCAATCCGCTAAGGGCGGGGCTGGTAGAGCGGATCGGCGATTATCCGCATTGGGATGCAGTTTGGTTGTAATAGGTAAAAACTGCCGCGCTTTGCACCATCCTTTCACCGCAAGCGCGCCTCCTACGAACAGTGTCGGGGCAGCGTGCTTTTTGGGGAGGCCCGACCTCGGGGCGAAGCTTTCTGCTTTTGAGCTGCATAGGGTGCGCATTCGCCGCGGGGGCGCGCCTCCTACAAGCAGTGTTGGGCAGCGTGCTTTTTGTGGGAGGCCCGACCTCGGGGCGAAGCTTTCTGCTTTTGAGCTGCATAGAGTGCGCGTTCGCCGCGGGGGCGCGCCTCCTACAAGCAGTGTTGGGGCAGCGTGCTTTTTGTGGGAGGCCCGACCTCGGGGCGAAGCTTTCTGCTTTTGAGCTGCATAGAGTGCGCGTTCGCCGCGGGGGCGCGCCTCCTACAAGCAGTGTTGGGGCAGCGTGCTTTTTGTGGGAGGCCCGACCTCGGGGCGAAGCTTTCTGCTTTTGAGCTGCATAGAGTGCGCGTTCGCCGCGGGGGCGCGCCTCCTACAAGCAGTGTTGGGGCAGCGTGCTTTTTGTGGGAGGCCCGACGTCGGGGCGAAGCTTTTTTTGGGGTGCGCTCGTTAGCAGGCCTCCTTGAAAACGGTAGGGTCGTGAAACAAAAAAGGGGTGGGCTATCAAGCCCACCCCTTTGATCACCTCAGGACGATCAATCCTCGCGATAGCGACGCAGCTTGAGTTGCTTGCCGCCGACGCGGGTGTCCTTGAGTTTGCCCAGCAGACGCTCCAGGCCTTCTTCCGGCAGCTCGACCAGGCTGAAGCTGTCACGCACCTGGATGCGGCCGATGGCTTCGCGGGCCAGGCCGCCTTCATTGAGGATGGCGCCGAGCAGGTTGCGGGCGGCGATGCCGTCGCGGGCGCCCAGCGGAGTACGGCAACGGGCGCGACCTTCGGCCAGCGGAATCGGCGCACGACGCTCACGGTCACCGCTGCGCTCTGGACGATCGGAACGCTCAGCGCGTTCACGCGGGCTGCTGGTCGGAACCAGCGGCTGCTCTTTTTCGACGTCAGCCAGAGTCAGCGCCTGACCATTGGTAGCCTTGCGCAACAGCGCAGCGGCCAATGCACGAGGGCTGCAGCCGATATCGGCAACCAGCTTGTCGAGCAGTTCGCCATGGCTGGCTTCGGCATCAGCTACCAGCGGCGACAGGCTGCTGGTGAGTTTCTTGATGCGCGCATCCAACACCTGCTGGGCGTTAGGCAGACGGGCCTCGGCAACCTTTTGGTTGGTAACGCGCTCGATGACCTGCAGCATGCGGCGCTCACGTGGAGTGACCAGCAGCAGTGCGCGACCCTCGCGACCAGCACGGCCAGTACGGCCGATGCGGTGCACGTAGGACTCCGGATCGTAGGGCATGTCCACGTTGAATACGTGGGTGATACGGGCCACGTCGAGGCCACGGGCAGCGACGTCAGTAGCGACGACGATGTCCAGACGACCATCCTTGAGCGATTCGATTACGCGCTCGCGCTGATTCTGAGCGATGTCGCCATTC is a window from the Pseudomonas sp. MTM4 genome containing:
- a CDS encoding Wzz/FepE/Etk N-terminal domain-containing protein, whose amino-acid sequence is MTVQYQTSTAEEIDLVELFRALWRQKLLILGIAAVVTLIAAAYAFLATPYYQTRTYLRPVPQSSLDQLNETGIYKLTPEEAINRVAGALSSYDNRLDFFLNNQELFQQIEKRGDSLEQAFADFNENAFEMLFPDPKRTDNRSAFVGLRLTYPKGMDGAAVVNGFVAHVLELERREIAEDLESLIKNRLASLDMNMEAQRASYSATKEAKIAALLEEDALKRAELQDELTALRVELKTRRMNRIQELNEAITIAESLGIRTPTSPSAMTASPPSGTQVIRTEVTNQKAPLYFMGTEALTAERDALAARTSDDFIEPRIAEIQSELAMLKHNREVEILKERDGEDLYLTNLAELREEAARLKGIKLDTERLRLVRLDQPALQSLNPIKPKKTMILALGIVFGGMLGVFVALVRSLVARNNEPNTALR
- the ihfB gene encoding integration host factor subunit beta, yielding MTKSELIERIVTQQGLLSSKDVELAIKTMLEQMAQALATGDRIEIRGFGSFSLHYRAPRVGRNPKTGQSVPLDGKFVPHFKPGKELRDRVNEEE
- a CDS encoding transposase, with product MSKGAYFSSSRLRAGRWSNEGQIYLVTAVTKHRRPIFQDFLTARELIRVMRDDAARDSHETLAFVVMPDHLHWLLELRQESLSRLVGRVKSISARHIGGRIWQDGFHDRALRKDEDLQAMARYVVANPLRAGLVERIGDYPHWDAVWL